Within the Pseudarthrobacter sp. W1I19 genome, the region TGCGAACAGCACGCTGTAGCCGAGGTTGATCAGCCCGGTCTGCTTCAGCACGGGGATCAGGCTTTTGCGCTTGCGGCCGTTGATCATCAGCCATGCCGGCATCAGGCAAGCCGGAATCAGCAGCAGCACGATCAGCATCCACGGCCGCCCGGGCGCCAGGATCACTACCAGCATGATGGCCACGGCGAGCATCAGGACGTAGCTCTCCCGGGCATGTTTGTCACCCAACCGCACGGCGAGGGTCTTCTTGCCCGCCTGCATATCGGTGGGGATGTCCCGGACGTTGTTGGCCATCAGCAGCGCCGTGGCGATCAGCCCGGTGCCGATCGCACCGATGATGGCCGGGAGGTTGATCTGCCCGGCCTGGGTGTAGGTGGTGCCCAGGGTGGCCACCAGCCCGAAGAACACAAACACGAACACGTCGCCCAGGCCCATGTAGCCGTACGGGTTTTTGCCGCCGGTGTAGCCCCAGGCTGCCATAACGCAGCCCAGCCCCACCAGGATCAGCCACCAGCTCTGGGTGATCACCACCAGGACCAGCCCGAAGACCATGGCGGCAGCAAACGTACCGAATGCGGCATATTTGACGTGCTCGGGTTTGGCGGCGCCCGAACCAACAAGGCGGAGCGGGCCCACCCGGTCGTCGTCGGTGCCGCGGATCCCGTCCGAGTAGTCGTTGGCAAAGTTCACGCCCACCTGGAGCAGGAGTGCCACGAGGGCGGCAAGGATCGCGTTGAACAGGAGGAATGAATCCATCTCGTAGGCGGCGGCGGAGCCGATCAGCACCGGCGCAATCGCAGCGGGCAGCGTCCGGAGTCGGGCGCCTTGGATCCATTGTGCGGCTGTGGCCACGGTCAGTACCTCGCGTTGGTTTGGGGAAGGCGGCAGGGTGGGGCCCCTGCCCGGTGGTGCAGGTCTACTTTACTTTCCCTGGTGCAGGGCGTTCAGTTCGGCGGCCATGGCCAGCCGGTCGGGCTTGCCGTTCGGCAGCATCAACAGCGAGGAGGCAGCGAGCACGGTTTTGGGCGCAAGGATGCCCAGCGTCCGGTGCCACTCCTGTTCGAGGGCGGCGGCGTGGTCCCGGCTTGGCGCGTACCCGTCGCCTTTAGCCGGCCCGGCATCCAGCCCGGGACCTTCGCCGGCCAGTGCCACATATGCTGCCACCGCCTGGCCCCATTCAGCGGACGGGACGCCGGCCACAAAAGCCGCGGCGACGCCGTCGGACTTTTCCAGCTCTTCCTGCACGTGCGCGGCGGAAACCTTGATGCCGCCGGTGATGATGACGTCGTCGGCCCGGCCCAGGACGGTGAGCCGGCCGTCGTCGTCGATGCTGCCGAGGTCGCTGGTGCGGTACCAGCGCACGCCGTCCTCCTCGAAGAACGTGGCGCTGGCCTCGTCCGGCGCCTCGAGGTAGCCCGCCGCGATGGTGTCGCCGCCCAGCAGGATGCGGCCGTCGGCCTCAACGCGGACGGATACCCCCTCCAGCGGGAAGCCGTTGTAGACGCAGCCGCCCGAGGACTCGGCGGAGCCGTAGGTGGTGACCACACGGACGCCGGCGTTCTTGGCGGCCGCCAGCAGCGAAGCGGGTGCGGGGGCACCGCCCAGCAGGATGGCGTTAAAGCGCCGGAGCACCGCCAGGGTGTCCGGGGACGGCGCGTCGAGGAGCCGCTGCAGCTGGGTGGGGACCAGCGAGGTGAACCGGATTTTGTCCGTCAGCTCCAGGGCGGCAGCCGTGAAGGCTTCAGGCGTAAAGCCGCCGGACACGTCCATCACCCACGGACGGGTGCCGGCGAAAAGCGATCGGACCAGGACCTGGATGCCCGCAACGTACTGGACGGGAAGCGCCAGGAGCCACTGGCCCTCACCCTTGAGCGCCAGGGCGGTGGCCATGGAGGACGCGGCCAGGGATTCCACCGTCAGGACGGTGGCTTTCGGTGTGCCAGTGGATCCGGAGGTGCGGACCACGGCCACGGCGTCGTCGCAGCCGGGAGTTTCCACATGGCCCACTACCAGCCGCCCGTCCTGGTCGACGGAAAGTTCGACGGCGGGGCCCTCGCCGTGGAGGGCAGCGGCCAGGGCCTTCAATGCCGGTTCGATGTTGGGGGCGCCGCTTGGTGCGGTGTTCCCTTGGGCGCCTGTGGGTTCGGTGCTCATTGCCGGTCCTGCCTTAGAAGTAGTGCGGGAAGCCGGACCAGTCGGGGTCGCGTTTTTGCAGGAACGCCTCCTTGCCCTCCACCGCCTCGTCCGTCATGTAGGCCAGCCGGGTGGCTTCGCCGGCGAACACCTGCTGGCCGGCCAGGCCGTCATCGGCAAGATTGAAGGCGAACTTAAGCATCCGGATGGCCTGCGGTGACTGCCGGGCGATATCGGCCGCGTACTCCAGGGCAACCTCTTCGAGGCGCCCGTGGTCCACGGCCTCGTTCACGGCGCCCATCCGAACCATGTCTTCTGCGGAATGTTCACGGGCAAGGAAAAAGATTTCGCGGGCGGCCTTCTGTCCGATCTGGCGCGCCAGCAGGGCTGAGCCGTAGCCGGCGTCGAAGCTGCCTACGGTGGCATCCGTCTGCTTGAACTTTCCGTGCTGGCGGGAGGCGATAGTGAGGTCCGCCACCACGTGCAGCGAGTGCCCGCCGCCGGCTGCCCAGCCGTTGACGACGGCGATGACCACCTTGGGCATGGTCCGCATCAGCCGCTGGACTTCCAGGATGTGCAGCCGGCCGGCGCGGGCGGGGTCGATGCTCTCCTGTGTCTCGCCGTCGGCATACTTATAGCCATCCCGGCCCCGGATCCGCTGGTCGCCTCCGGAGCAGAAGGAGTGGCCGCCGTCCTTGGGGGAGGGGCCGTTGCCGGTGAGCAGGACGGCGGCGACGTCGGGGGACATCCTCGCATGGTCCATAGCCCGGTACAGCTCATCAACGGTGCCGGGCCGGAAGGCGTTGCGGACCTCGGGCCGGTTGAAGGCGATCCGGACCGTGGGCAGGTCACGCACCCAGCCGCCGTCGGAATCCCTTTCCACCTGCCGGTGGTAGGTCATGTCCTGGAAGTCGTCAAAGCCGGACACCACGCGCCAGCGGGTTGGATCGAAGACGTCGGACACCGAGGCGGGGATTTGGTTGCTCACCGTCCAAGTCTAGTAATCGGGGTCAGCTGATGCAGAACTCGTTCCCCTCGGGATCCGCCATGGTGTGCCAGAAATGCGGGCCCTCATTGGCTGTCCAGAGGAATGTTGCGCCGCGGGACTCGAGCTCCCGGCGCACTTCGTCCTTGTCCCGGCCGGCGAGGTTGAGGTCCCAGTGCACACGGTTTTTGACGGTCTTGCCCTCCGGCGCCGTCTGGAAGAGAATCCGCCGCTGCGGTGTTTTCGCTTCCAGCTCCTCGGGCGGCCGGATGGCGCAGCCGGTGGCCCATACGAGCTTGCCGTTGCGGGTTGTTGTCTGGTCCTCGGTGGCGTAGCCCTGCTCAATCATGGACCGGATAAAGCCCTCGTCCTGGGGCTCCACCGCCCACTCGAGGGATTCCGCCCACCATTGGGCCAACTGGTGGGGATCGCGGCAGTCAACAACAATCTGGATATTCAGTCCCATGCCACCAAAGCTACGTGGACCGGGGCTGTTGCGACAGATTCGGACAGCAGGTGGGGTTACTTTCTGGCCAAAAAAGGGGCTTATGGGGCCGTGTCTGACCCCGCGTTGCTGTCAGGCCTGGACCTGCTGGAGCTGTTCGTAGACTTCGGGCGGGATGGCGTAGATGAACACCACGGCCAGCAGGTTCTTGGCGGCGTGGACGAAGTAGGAGAACATCAGGTTCTTCCCCGTCCAGACGTACACGAATACCAGCGTGGCGCCCATGGCCAAATACGGCAGCAGTACAGTCAGTGTCAGTGCTTCCCGGCCCACAACATGAAGGGCAGCAAACAGGAACACGGACAGGACGCAACACATCCAGATGTTGATCCGCCGGCTCAGCTTGCCGATCAGCAGGTGGCGGAAAATGTATTCCTCCACGAACGGACCCACCACCACCAGCAGCGGAACCATCAGCCACGCCGGGACCTGCTGCATCAGTGCCTGCAGGCCTGCCTGGTTCTCGGACGTCGCCACACTGCCGCTGGCCGCCACGGCAATGGCCGAGAGGATCATCATGGCGATCACAGCGGCAGGCACCATCAGGAGTGTGAACCACGGCCGGGTTGCCAGGACACGGAGGTCCCGGGCCACCACGCGGCGTGCGGCCAGGAGCGCGAGAATTCCCACCGAGGCATAAAACAGCAGGTTCATGGCGTAGGACGCGGCGGCGGGCGTGGGCGCCAGCTGCCGGAGGACGGGCCCCACCAGTTCACCGGCCACTGCGAAGAACCCGGCAATAGCCACGTACAGGCCCACCGCGGTGAAGTCGAGGGGCGAAAACCGGTACAGCTGTGGCTGCGGAGCGGGTGGTCGGCTGTGAATGGTGGCCATGGTTTCAGCCTATCCCCACCCAACTGACTGGCAGGTAACGCAGTCAAAACCGCGAATGGGGACGCTAAATGCGAGCTACTTGGGTGCGGACGGGAAAGCAGGGGTGGTGTGCGCATTGCCGCGGGAATCATGCGTCCCCTAGAATGTTCGGTATGCCTAAACTTTTGTTTCGGTGCGCCAAAGTAGCCGCCCGAACCTCCGCCCTCCGGCAGGTGCGTTTCCGGGCCGCCGCGGCAGCCGCCGTCGTGCTTTCCCTCCTGCTGGCAGCCTGCTCGGGAGGGGCATCCGGAACAGACGGCGGCAGCAGGAAAGTGGTGCTGACCACCTTCACGGTGCTGGCCGACGTCGCCAAGAACGTTGCCGGGGACAAGCTCACCGTCGAATCGATCACCAAAGCCGGCGCCGAGATCCACGGTTACGAACCCACCCCCGGCGACATCCGAAAAGCCTCCAAGGCGGACCTCATCCTGGACAACGGACTGAACCTGGAGGCCTGGTTCGCCCAGTTCGTGGAAGGCCTGGACGTGCCGCATGCGGTGGTCAGTGACGGTGTGGAGGTGGTGTCCATCAGCGAGGACTCCTACCAGGGCAAGCCGAACCCGCACGCCTGGATGTCGCCCATGAACGTGCAGATCTATGTGGACAACATGGTGAAGTCCTTCAGCGGCCTGGACCCTGAGAATGCCGAAGTCTTCAAGGCCAACGGGGACGCCTACAAGGCCAAGCTGCAGGCCGTGCAGGACCAGATGGTCACGAGCCTGTCCGGTCTCCCGGAGAACCAGCGCGCCCTCGTCACCTGCGAAGGCGCGTTCTCCTACCTGGCCCGCGACGCCGGGCTCAAAGAGGTGTACATCTGGGCCGTCAACGCCGAACAGCAGGCCACGCCGCAGCAGATCACCCGCGCCATCGAATACGTCAAGGCCAACAAAGTCCCAGCGGTTTTCTGCGAGTCCACCGTCTCCGATGCACCGATGCAGCAGGTGGTGGGAGCCACAGGCGCCAAGTTCGGCGGCACCCTCTACGTGGACTCCCTCTCAGAGGCGGACGGGCCGGTGCCCACCTACCTTGACCTCATCCGGCACGACGCCGGCCTCATCACCAAAGCCCTCGCCGGAGCCACTGGAGGAGCTGCATCATGACCGCGCAGGCCATCCTGGTTGAAAACGTCACCGTCCACTACGGCGAGGTCCTGGCGCTGGACTCGGCGTCCGTGGCCCTGGAGCCCGCCCGGATCTGCGGACTGGTGGGCATGAACGGCTCGGGCAAATCGACGCTGTTCAAGGTGATTATGGGAATGATCAAGCCCGACGCCGGCACTGTACGGATCAACGGAGAGCCACCTTCCAAGGCGCGCAGGCAGGGCGGCATCGGTTATGTGCCGCAGAGCGAGGACGTCGACTGGCAGTTCCCGCTGTCCGTCCGGGACGTGGTGATGATGGGCCGCTACGGCCACCAGGGCTTCACCCGCCGTGCCTCCAAAGCGGACCGCGCCGCCGTCGACGAAGCCCTGGACCGGGTGGAACTGGGGCAGTACGCCGGGCGCCAGATCGGCCAGCTCTCCGGCGGCCAGAAGAAGCGCGCCTTCGTGGCCCGCGGGATCGCCCAGGGCGCCACCACCATGCTGCTGGATGAGCCCTTCGCCGGTGTGGACAAGCGGTCCGAGGCCACCATCACCCGGCTCCTGCGCGAGCTCGCCTCCGACGGCTGCACCATCCTGGTGTCCACCCACGATCTGCATGCCCTGCCGCAGTTGTGCGACGAGGCCATCCTCCTGATGCACAAAGTCCTGATGCACGGCCCGCCTGAAGTGGTGCTGCAGCCTGAGAACCTGGCCATGGCGTTCGGCCTGGACGTGCTGGACCGGGAACTGCCGGCCCACAAGAGGGGGAACCAATGATGGAGTTGTTCCTCGAACCGCTGGGCTACGACTTTATGGTCCGGGCGCTGCTCACCACCGCACTGGCCGCAGTGGTCTGCGCCGTGCTGAGCTGCTGGCTGGTGCTGATCGGCTGGTCCCTGATGGGGGACGCCGTCTCCCACGCAGTTCTGCCCGGAGTGGTGCTGGCCTACATCGTCGGCGCCCCGTTTGCGCTGGGGGCACTCGTGTTTGCCCTCGTCGCCGTCACCCTGATCGGGGTGGTCCGGAACACCAGCCGGGTGAAGGAGGACGCGGCGATCGGGATCGTGTTCTCGTCGCTGTTCGCGCTGGGCTTGGTGCTGATTTCGGTGACACCCAGCCAGACCGACCTCAACCACATCATCTTCGGCAACCTCCTCGGCGTCAGCGTCCCGGACCTCATCCAGGTTCTTGTGCTGGGCGTGGTGGCCTTTGCAATCCTGATCCTCAAACGGCGGGACCTCACCCTGTACGCGTTCGACCCCATCCACGCGCACGCCATCGGGCTGTCGCCCAAACGGCTGGGCGCACTGCTGCTCGGCCTGCTTGCGCTGACCTCCGTGGTGGCACTGCAGACGGTGGGCGTGGTGCTGGTGGTGGCCATGCTCATCATCCCCGGTGCCACGGCTTACCTGTTGACGGACCGCTTTTCGCGCATGCTGGTCATCGCGCCCGTGATCTCCGCCGTCTGCTCCCTGGCCGGCATCTACATCAGCTACTACCTGGACACCGCGTCCGGCGCCATGGTGGTGCTGACGCAGGGAGTGGTTTTCGCCGTCGTCTACCTCTTCAGCCCGCGGCAGGGCCTGATTGGTACGCGGTTGGCCAAGGCCCGCCGCAGGAAAGCGGCGGCGCTCGCCGTCTAAGCCAGCCACCTATCGGCGGACGACGGCGGCACCTGGCCAGGTGCCGCCGTCGTCCGCTGGGTGCGGGGGGCAGCAGCTTGACTCCCGCTTGACTCAGTAAGCGCAGGCAGGCAGGCTGGAGCGATGAAGTCCTGACAACAGCCCGGCCGTGCCGGACTGTTCCCCCAAAATCCAAGGCCGTTGGCCGAGCGCCCGATGTTCCGGGCCCGCTCCCGCGGCCGCACTTCGGAACTTTGCGAGGACTTCCCTTGACTGAACACCTGAACCTTTCCGGCGTTTCCCACGGCTACGGCGACCGCCTGCTGCTGGACGACATCAACCTGGCCATCACCGCGCGCGAGCACGTGGCGGTGGTGGGCGAAAACGGCGCCGGCAAATCCACCCTCCTGAGGATCCTGGCCGGGCATGAGCAGCCGCAGGAGGGCACCCTCACCACCAGCGGCCGGGTCGGTTACCTCGCCCAGACCCATGGGCTGCCGGAGTCATTCACCGTGGGCGGAGCCATCGACGCGTCGCTCGCTTCCCTCCGCGCTCTGGAAGCGGAGCTGGACCGGCTCGAGGCCGGGCTGGCCGACGCCGCAGACCACGACCTGGAAACCTACGGGAGGCTGCAGACCGAATACCAGCTCCGGGAAGGCTACGCCGCCGAATCACGGGTGGAAGCTGCGCTGGACCGGCTGGGCCTGGGCGGCTTGGACCGGAACCGGACACTCGGATCGTTGTCCGGCGGCGAGCAGGAACGCGTGGCGCTGGCCTGCGTCCTGGCCGACCCCGCGGACGTCCTGCTCCTGGACGAACCCACCAACCATCTCGATGCCCGGGGCGTGGCATGGCTCGAGGAACGGCTGGCAGCGCACCGCGGCATCGTGGTGGTTGTTTCGCACGACAGGATGCTGCTCCGCAAGGTGGCCACCACGATCATCGAAGTCGACGCCGAGCGCCGTACCGTGACCCGCTACGGCAACGGTTATGACGGTTACCTCCGGGAGAAGGCCGCCGAACGCCAACGCTGGGTTCAGCAGTACCACGGCTGGCTGGACGCGATGGCAGCCGAGAAGCTCCAGGCGGAAACGCGGGCGGGGAACATGGGATACGGCCGCAAGCGCGACGGCGACAAAATGGCCTTCGGCTTCAAAACGGGCACCTGGGAACGGGCCGCGAGCAGCCAGGTCCGCAATGCCCGGGAGCGGTTGCGGCGGCTCGAAGCCAGCCCGGTGGAGCAGCCGCCGGTGCCGTTGCGGCTCGCGCCGCCGGAATCCCTGGGTGCCGGGGTCCTTACTCCGGACAGTACCGATGGCCCCGTTTTGTCTGTCCGCGGCGTCAGCGTCCCGGGAAGACTCCATGCCACCGATTTCGCCGCCGGTGCCGGCGAGAAGGTCCTGATCGTCGGGCCGAACGGTGCCGGCAAGTCCACGCTGCTGTCCGTGCTCGCCGGAACCTTGGCGCCCGCGGGTGGGAGTGTCAGCCGGCCCGAGCGGGTGGGCTACCTGCAGCAGGAACTCGAACTTCCGCCGCGTCCGTCGCTCCGGCTGCTGCCCGCGTTCGCGGCGGGCCTGGGCGGCAACATCGACGAACATGCCGAAGCCCTGCTCGGACTGGGACTGTTCCGCACCAGTGAGTTCCACGTTCCTGTCGGCAGCCTCTCGGCCGGCCAGCAGCGCAGGCTTGCCCTCGCCCGGCTGCTGCTTGGCGGCTACGGCACCCTGATTGTGGACGAACCCACCAACCACCTGGCGCCGGTCCTGGTGGAACAGCTGGAGGAGGCGCTTGCAGGGTTCACTGGAACCGTGGTGATGGTCAGCCACGACCGCGCCCTCCGCAAATGGTTCGCAGCATGCCAGCAAGCGGCCGGGGAAGGCAACGGCGGGAGCATCACCGGGCGCTGGATCCGCTACTCGATGGACCGGGGCGTGCTCGCGCGCGCGTGAACCTCGCAGGCCCCGAAAAACGGTGAGTTTTGCGTTAAAGGATCGTTACCGGGGAACCGGCAGGGGGAAACATGGGCGGCGCAGGATGGGCTGTAACAGTTGTTGCCGGCCGAAAGGGAATGCCCATGCTGACCAAGAACCTTTTCCTCCAAGGCATCTTTCCCTTCCAGGGCGCCGGCATGGAAAAGCCGGTGCCCATCCACAGCGAGCTCTTGCACTACGTCCCGGACGGGGTCATTAACCAGACGTTGTACTTCCGCGGAGGTAACTCAAGCTCCGAACTGATCACCGTTGTCCTGCTGCGCAACGGCGTGCCCATGCGGTACTTTCCCATTGGCGCCAAGAGCGACGTCCATGTGCCGCTGCGGGTGGTGGAGGACATCGAGGGCGGGTCCGCCGTCGAGCTTTACATTGCGGCCCCGGACGGCGTCAGCGGGTCCGTGGTGATCGACCTGGGGATGGTGGAGCACTGATGACCAGCCTGCTGGAGACTCCACGCACCCGGTCATCCGGGCAGGTTCCCGCAAGCCAGGGCACACGCCGGCGGCTGGTGGTGATCGGCAACGGCATGGCCGGAGCCCGGGCTGTGGAGGAAATCCTGGCCCGCGGCGGTGCCGCCCAGTTCAGCATCACGATGTTCGGCGATGAGCCCTACGGAAACTACAACCGGATCATGCTCAGCCACGTCCTCTCCGGCGAGGAAAGTGACGCCGACATCTTCCTCAATTCCCTGTCCTGGTACCAGGACAACGGCATCACGCTGCACGCCGGCGTGAGGGTGGACAGGATCGACCGGTTCACGAAACACGCCTTCTCCAGCGACGGCAGGGTGACACCCTACGACACGCTGATCATCGCCACCGGGAGCCACTCGCACATGCCGCCGATGGACGGGCTTTACACCCCGGGCGGGTCGGTCAAGCAGGGCGTGTTCGGGTTCCGCACCATCGATGACACCCGCAAGATGGTGGCGTATGCCCAGCATGATCACCACCGGCGGGCGGTGGTGATAGGCGGTGGACTTCTGGGGCTTGAAGCAGCCTACGGGTTGCGGAGTCACGGCATTGAGGTTGACGTGGTCCATTCCGCCGGTCACCTCATGAGCGCGCAGATGGGGCCCGACGGCGGTGCAGTGCTCCGCCGCAGCGTCGAGGCCCTGGGCATTGGGGTACTCACCGGCAGCCGCACCACGGCGGTGCTGGGCAGCGACAGTGTCACCGCTGTCAGTCTCCGCGACGGCACCGTGATTGCGTGCGACATGGTGGTGGTGGCCACAGGAATCCGCCCGAACGTGGACTTCGCTGTCCTGAGCGGCCTGCCCGTGGAACGGGCGATTGTGGTGGATGACCGTCTGCGGGTGCAGGACGAGGATGACATTTACGCGGTGGGGGAGTGCGTCCAGCACCGGGGAGAGGTGTACGGGCTCGTGGCGCCGCTCTGGGAGCAGGCAGTTGTGCTGGCCAACCAGGTAACAGGGACGGACACCTCAGCCCTTTACCTGGGTTCGCGCACCGCCACCAAACTGAAGGTGGCCGGCGTCGAGGTTGCCTCCATGGGCCTGCACGGGCCGGAACTCGACACCGACGAGCACATTGTCTTCTCCGAACCGAGCCGGGGCGTCTTCAAATCCATTGTGGTGCGGGACAACAAGATGGTGGGCGCCACCCTCCTTGGCGACAGCCGGAAGGTGGCCTACCTCACCCAAGCGTACGACCGCGGGCTGCCCCTGCCCGAGGAACGGATCGGGCTGATGTTCGACCTTGGGACACCTGAGGGGGACACCGGAGTTGCCGATCTCAGCGACGACGCGCAGGTGTGCAACTGCAACGGCGTCAGCAAAAAGACACTGGTGGACGCCGTGCAGGGCGGCTGCTCAAGCGTTGCCGGAGCCATGGAAGCAACCCGCGCCGGCAAGGGCTGCGGCTCGTGCAAGCTGCTGGTGCGGCAGGTGGTGGAATGGGCTGCGGACGGAGCCGTGGTCGAGGACCCGGCGGCCACCTACTACGTCCCCGCCATTCCGCTGGACAAGGCGGCGCTGATGGCGGAAATCCGGAAGCGCGGGCTGCGGTCGGTCTCCGCCGTGTTCCAGGCCCTCGCGCCCGGCGGCGAGGATGCGAAGTCCAAGATGGGGCTGGCCTCGCTGCTAAAGATGATGCTGGCTGACCGGTACATTGACGAACGCGACGCCCGGTTCATCAACGACCGCGTGCACGCCAATATCCAGCGCGACGGCACCTTCTCGGTGGTGCCGCAGATGAAAGGCGGCGTGACGACCGTCCAGCAGTTGCGCCGCATCGCCGACGTCGCCGAAAAACACAACGTCCCGCTGATTAAGCTCACCGGCGGGCAGCGGATCGACCTGCTGGGGATCCGCAAGGAGGACCTGCCCCAGGTGTGGGCGGACCTGGACATGCCTTCGGGTTACGCATACGGCAAGAGCTTCCGCACCGTGAAGACCTGTGTGGGCAAGGACTTCTGCCGCTACGGAACAGGGGATTCCACCAGGCTTGGCGTCGAGATCGAATCGCGTTTCCAGGGGATCGAGGCGCCGGCCAAGCTGAAACTTGCAGTGTCCGGGTGCCCCCGGAACTGTGCGGAGTCACTGGTGAAGGACGTAGGCGTGGTGGCCGTGGAAGGCGGCCGGTGGGAGATCTATGTGGGTGGCGCTGCCGGTGCCCACATCCGCAAGGGCGATCTCCTTGCCACAGTTGATGATCCCGAAGAGGTCAAGATTCTCGCCGGCAGGTTCATGCAGTACTACCGGGAACGCGCCAACTGGCTGGAACGGACGTACTCGTTCGTCCCGCGGGTGGGCATTGAACACCTGCGGAACGTGATTGTGGCCGACTCGGAGGGCATCGCGGCGCAGTTGGACGCCGCGATGCAGGACTCGGTGGACAGCTACGAGGACCCCTGGACGGAACGCACGGACCCGATGACGCCGGGGCAGTTCCGCACCTCGCTGCCGCTGACTGTGCTCCCACAGGTACCCGTCCGATGAGCGCCGGGGCTATGGCTGACGGAAAGGCGTATGTGCTGGGCCCGGTGGAGCAGATTCCGCCGGGCGAGGGCAGGGCCTTTGCAGTGGACGGCGGGCAGGTGGCCGTATTCCGGCTCCGTGACGGCTCGCTCCGGGCGCTCCCTGCCGTCTGCCCGCACAAGGGCGGCCCGCTGGCCGACGGCACCATTGACCTCAACGTGGTGGTGTGTCCGCTGCACCAGCACGCATTCGACCTGGCCACAGGCTGTTCCCTGACCGGCGCGGACAACCTTCGCCCTTACGTGGTCTCCACCGACGGGCAGCAGAATCTGGTCCTGCAGATGCCGGTGTAGCGCGCGTCACGTAGCACCCCTGAGCGTCTTGTAAGATAGACGAGCCGCTCGAAGCTTCGGCGCCACGAGAGATTCCGATCACATTCGGTTGCCCAACGGGCATTTCCCCGAATTTTGTGAGGGGAATCATTTGTGTCCCGGATGCGGCCAACCCCCAACCCACAAGGAACCGTTGTGCCTCAAAGTACCCCCACCGATCTCCAGAACCCCACGGCACCATCCACCGCCGTCGACCCCACCCTCAGCGCCGAGGGCTACAGCAAAACGCTGGGCAGGCGCCACGTCACCATGATCGCCATGGGCGGCGCCATCGGCGTCGGCCTGTTCATGGGTGCCGGCGGGCGCCTCGCCTCCACCGGCCCGGCCCTGATTTTCTCCTACGCCATCGCCGGCGTCATCGCCTACCTGCTCATGCGGGCACTCGGCGAACTCATCATGTACCGCCAGACCTCCGGCTCCTTCGTCAGCTACGCCGGCGAGATGTTCGGCAAAAAGGGCGCCTACCTCTCCGGTTGGATGTACTTCATCAACTGGGGAATGACCGGCATCGCAGAACTGATCGCCATCGGCCTGTACTTCCAGTTCTTCTTCCCCAACGTTCCGGTGGAAGCCTCCGCCATCGCCGCGCTGGCGCTCCTGGTGGCAGTGAACCTGCTCAGCGTCAAGGCGTTTGGTGAGTTCGAATTCTGGGCCTCCTGCCTCAAGGTGGGCGCCATCCTGATCTTCCTGGCCGTGGGCACGTACATGGTGGTCACCAACGCCCAGGTGGGTGACGGCCACGCCTCGGTGGCGAACCTCTTCGCCGCTGAGGGCGGCATGTTCCCCAAGGGCGCGCTGGTGATGGTCCTGGTCCTCAACGCCGTGATCTTCGCCTACAACGGCATCGAACTGGTGGGCATCACCGCCGGCGAGATGCAGAACCCGGAACGCGAAGTGCCCAAGGCGATCCGCGCCGTCGTACTCCGCATTGTGGTGTTCTACGTCGGCTCCGTCACCCTGCTTGCCATGCTGCTGCCCTCGGACCAGTACGTGGCCGGGACCTCGCCGTTCGTCACAGTCTTCGGCCAGATGGGCCTGGGTTGGGTGGGCGACGTAATGAACATGATCGTGATCACCGCGGCCCTGTCCTCCTGCAACTCGGGCCTGTACTCGATCGGCCGCGTGTTCCGCACCATGGCCAACAACGGCCACGCTCCGCAGTGGCTCACCAAGATGTCCAAGCGCCACGTCCCGTACGCGGCCATCCTTGCCATCGCAGCCTTCTACCTGGTGGGCATCCTGCTGAACATCTGGCTGGGCGG harbors:
- a CDS encoding amino acid permease, with product MPQSTPTDLQNPTAPSTAVDPTLSAEGYSKTLGRRHVTMIAMGGAIGVGLFMGAGGRLASTGPALIFSYAIAGVIAYLLMRALGELIMYRQTSGSFVSYAGEMFGKKGAYLSGWMYFINWGMTGIAELIAIGLYFQFFFPNVPVEASAIAALALLVAVNLLSVKAFGEFEFWASCLKVGAILIFLAVGTYMVVTNAQVGDGHASVANLFAAEGGMFPKGALVMVLVLNAVIFAYNGIELVGITAGEMQNPEREVPKAIRAVVLRIVVFYVGSVTLLAMLLPSDQYVAGTSPFVTVFGQMGLGWVGDVMNMIVITAALSSCNSGLYSIGRVFRTMANNGHAPQWLTKMSKRHVPYAAILAIAAFYLVGILLNIWLGGSYAFDLALNSASIGVIFCWGSIFASQIVLRHRKGVTSSLPMPGSPWTSWAGLVGLLAITVLIGFDTMTSKSGEVFYLGLWTLATIPFFAVVLWLGWQKVKNNQPKSELYS
- a CDS encoding Rieske 2Fe-2S domain-containing protein is translated as MSAGAMADGKAYVLGPVEQIPPGEGRAFAVDGGQVAVFRLRDGSLRALPAVCPHKGGPLADGTIDLNVVVCPLHQHAFDLATGCSLTGADNLRPYVVSTDGQQNLVLQMPV